GGCTGCTAAAAAGGCAAGGGCTATAAAATACCTCGACAAGGGTGTATTGGATAACAATGTTCTTATTGAAGCTGCTTATAAGGAATGTATTAAGACATAAACTCAGGACATCTCTTACTGTCTTGAGTGTTGCCATAGCCATACTTGCATATGGTCTTCTACAAACCGTAATAGATGCATGGTATCAAGGTGTAAGGGTGTCATCCTCTACAAGACTGATAACAAGAAACGCCGGATCACTTATCATGCCACTACCCATGTCATATAAGGAAAAGATAAGACAGATAGATGGTGTAAAGAATGTTACCTACGGGGTCTTTTTCGGTGGTATATACATAGATGAAAAGAACTTTTTTGCCAATTTTGCAGGTGAGGCTAAGGCCTTCTTGGAGATATACCCTGAGTATATCCTAACACCTAAAGAAAAGGATAATTTTTTTAGAGATAAAAGGTCTGCTATTGTAGGCGAAAAACTGGCAAGACAGTTTGGCTGGAAGTTGGGGGATAAAATCATCCTCAAAGGGAGTATATATCCAGGGCAATGGGAGTTTGTCATAAAAGGTATATACAGGGGCAGGGATAAAAATGTGGATGAGACTCAGTTTTTCTTTCACTGGGATTACGTGAACGAACACCTAAGAAAGATACAATCATCGAGGGCAGACCATGTGGGATTCTATATCATTGAGATAGGTTTTCCTGAGCTTGCACCTATTGTGTCAGAGAGAATAGACAGTATGTTTCAAAATTCCATAGCAGAGACCCTCACAGAGACAGAAAAGGCATTTCAGCTTGGCTTCATTTCCATGTCAGATTCTATTATCATGGCGCTCCAGATAGTCTCATATATAGTCATAATCATAATACTTGCTGTAGTGGCAAATACTATCAATATGACAACCCGTGAAAGAACAGGGGAATACGCAGTATTTAAGACTTTGGGATTCAAGGGATTCAAGATCAGCAGCCTTATAGTGGGAGAATCCATCATAATCACCACCATAGGTTGTATGCTTGGGACCATACTTATCTTTCCTGCCTCGGAGATTTTTAAACAAAAGGTAGGGACCATTATCCCTGTTTTTAATATATCGTGTTCAACCATTATCGAGGGCTTTGCTTTATCTGTTATTGTAGGGATCCTGGCTTCTATAATTCCCATTTACAGGGGAATAAAAACACCCATTGTAGAAGGCTTAAGGAAAATAATATAAAATGCTTATCCCTTTTTCTTACAACATAAGAAACCTTATTAAGAGAAAGGTAACCACCACTTTAACTGTAACCGGTATGACACTTGTTGTGTTTGTATTTGCCACTATTATGATGATGGCCGAAGGTATCAGAAAGACCCTTGTTCAGACAGGCTCTTATGATAATGTCTTAATCTTAAGAAAAGGCTCAAATACAGAGGTGTTGAGTTCTATAACCCATGAACAGGCTGCCACTGTGGAGACTGACCAGGAAGTAGCCTACGATTCAAACGGAAAACCCCTTGTGGCAAGGGAATTATGCGTCTTTATTATACTACCTAAAAACATAGATGGCAGTAGGTCAAATGTGACAGTAAGGGGCATAGGCACCCAGTCCCTTGCCATAAGACCCCAGGTAAAACTTATAAAAGGAAGGATGCCAAAACCTGGCACCCATGAGGTAGCTGTAGGGGCAAGCGTCTCAAGGAGGTTTAAGAATGCCCATTTGGGTGAAATCATGAGGTTTGCCACTCGACAATGGCAAGTTGTAGGTATATTTGATGGAGGCAATACTGCCTTTAGTTCAGAGATATGGGGGGATAACGATCAGTTAAAACAGGCATTCAGAAGGCCTGTATATTCCACTTTGATCTTCAAGATGAAAGACCCTTCAAGATTTGGTGAATTTAAAGAAAGGATAGAAAAAGACCCCCGTTTTAACCTTGAAGCAAAAAGGGAGACTGTGTATTATGAGGAACAATCAGAGGTAATGTCAAGGTTTCTCAGTATCCTTGGCATATCTGTGACCATCATATTTTCTTTGGGAGCTATCATAGGCGCCATGATAACTATGTATGCTCAGGTGTCAAACAGGATCCAGGAGATAGGCACTATGAGGGCACTGGGTTTTAAAAAAAGCGGTATCCTTATCTCCTTTA
This is a stretch of genomic DNA from Syntrophorhabdaceae bacterium. It encodes these proteins:
- a CDS encoding ABC transporter permease translates to MLIPFSYNIRNLIKRKVTTTLTVTGMTLVVFVFATIMMMAEGIRKTLVQTGSYDNVLILRKGSNTEVLSSITHEQAATVETDQEVAYDSNGKPLVARELCVFIILPKNIDGSRSNVTVRGIGTQSLAIRPQVKLIKGRMPKPGTHEVAVGASVSRRFKNAHLGEIMRFATRQWQVVGIFDGGNTAFSSEIWGDNDQLKQAFRRPVYSTLIFKMKDPSRFGEFKERIEKDPRFNLEAKRETVYYEEQSEVMSRFLSILGISVTIIFSLGAIIGAMITMYAQVSNRIQEIGTMRALGFKKSGILISFIIESLMLGLTGGLIGLFFASFLRFYTVSTLNFQTFSEIAFSFTITPRIAITAILFSLIMGLVGGILPAIRASRVGIVDALRAV
- a CDS encoding FtsX-like permease family protein gives rise to the protein MFLLKLLIRNVLRHKLRTSLTVLSVAIAILAYGLLQTVIDAWYQGVRVSSSTRLITRNAGSLIMPLPMSYKEKIRQIDGVKNVTYGVFFGGIYIDEKNFFANFAGEAKAFLEIYPEYILTPKEKDNFFRDKRSAIVGEKLARQFGWKLGDKIILKGSIYPGQWEFVIKGIYRGRDKNVDETQFFFHWDYVNEHLRKIQSSRADHVGFYIIEIGFPELAPIVSERIDSMFQNSIAETLTETEKAFQLGFISMSDSIIMALQIVSYIVIIIILAVVANTINMTTRERTGEYAVFKTLGFKGFKISSLIVGESIIITTIGCMLGTILIFPASEIFKQKVGTIIPVFNISCSTIIEGFALSVIVGILASIIPIYRGIKTPIVEGLRKII